A genomic segment from Diadema setosum chromosome 11, eeDiaSeto1, whole genome shotgun sequence encodes:
- the LOC140234600 gene encoding multifunctional protein ADE2-like, whose protein sequence is MAAEPGKKLNEGKTKIVYELPNFEVLLQSKDRITAHNAQMVNQMVGKAAISTATTSKVFEFLSLIGIKNHFVRKETDTAFVARRCEMIPIEWVTRRIATGSFLKRNPGVNEGYRFAPPKLEYFYKDDAAGDPEWSYAQIVESKMKPGGRLIGPHEVDIMGRATVTVFEVLEKAWAALDCSLIDMKIEFGVDAETGEILLADIIDSDSWRLWPAGDKRLMVDKQVYRNLKEVTDEALLQVKRNFEWVANKLDDFIPTPKAQVVVLMGSASDLPHGEKIKNECVSFGIHCDLRVTSAHKGTEETLRILKYYESLGIPAVFVAVAGRSNGLGPVLSGNATFPVINCPPVKADWGPQDVWSSLRLPSGLGCTTTLSPEGAAWQAAQILGMTNHVVWGRIRARQLNTWIGLKESDRKLQESLDK, encoded by the exons ATGGCAG CTGAGCCAGGCAAGAAGCTTAATGAGGGCAAGACAAAGATCGTCTACGAACTGCCCAACTTTGAGGTGCTCCTACAGTCCAAGGACCGCATCACTGCCCACAATGCGCAGATGGTAAACCAAATGGTGGGCAAAGCAGCCATTTCCACTGCCACTACTTCCAAAGTGTTTGAGTTCCTCAGCCTGATTG GCATCAAGAATCACTTTGTCCGCAAGGAGACAGACACCGCATTTGTCGCCAGGCGGTGTGAGATGATTCCCATCGAGTGGGTGACGCGGCGGATCGCCACGGGATCCTTCCTGAAGCGCAATCCCGGCGTCAACGAGGGCTACCGCTTTGCACCACCCAAGCTAGAGTACTTCTACAAG GATGATGCTGCCGGTGACCCAGAGTGGTCCTATGCCCAGATTGTGGAGTCAAAGATGAAGCCCGGTGGCAGACTCATCGGGCCCCACGAGGTTGACATCATGGGGCGGGCCACCGTCACAGTGTTTGAGGTGTTGGAGAAGGCCTGGGCTGCCCTCGACTGTTCACTCATCGACATGAAGATTGAGTTTGGTGTAGATGCAGAGACAG GAGAGATCCTTTTGGCGGACATCATCGACAGCGACTCTTGGCGTCTGTGGCCAGCTGGGGACAAGCGCCTCATGGTGGACAAGCAGGTCTACCGCAATCTCAAGGAGGTGACAGATGAGGCTTTGCTGCAGGTCAAGCGCAACTTTGAGTGGGTTGCCAACAAACTGGAT GACTTCATCCCCACACCCAAGGCCCAGGTCGTCGTGCTCATGGGCTCAGCCAGCGACCTCCCCCACGGAGAGAAAATCAAGAACGAATGCGTCTCCTTTGGCATCCACTGCGACCTGCGAGTGACCTCTGCCCACAAGGGTACGGAGGAGACTCTGCGGATCCTCAAGTACTACGAGTCACTGGGGATCCCCGCCGTCTTTGTCGCTGTGGCTGGGAGGAGCAATGGCCTGGGACCAGTCCTCTCGGGCAACGCCACCTTCCCGGTCATCAACTGTCCACCAGTGAAGGCCGACTGGGGACCTCAGGATGTGTGGTCATCTCTCCGTCTGCCATCTG GTCTTGGCTGCACCACCACCTTGTCACCGGAAGGGGCTGCGTGGCAGGCAGCTCAGATCCTGGGGATGACCAATCATGTCGTCTGGGGTCGGATCCGTGCCCGCCAGCTCAACACATGGATTGGACTGAAGGAATCAGACAGGAAACTCCAAGAGTCTCTGGACAAGTAG